The Rhododendron vialii isolate Sample 1 chromosome 8a, ASM3025357v1 genome has a window encoding:
- the LOC131298277 gene encoding uncharacterized protein LOC131298277 isoform X1: MAVSLTRFSWWLWSGKGKEPLSNGSSLNPSSDRGKGMREVDNVKFPSVKGAMIAAPRTRKVGRKWQSREERRIKSIDKDYDAVLVPSDGVCLSGSESDDSDWSIGWLEPHAPDFQSDDEGDDSFAVLVPCYRHDCKELEEGPSSHFLSAMKNLSNEYGGKSSLFRFDCVIGQRFANLVEFCMLWLHLQMASMWSSG; encoded by the exons ATGGCTGTTTCTTTGACTCGATTTTCGTGGTGGTTGTGGAGCGGGAAAGGCAAGGAGCCTCTTTCTAATGGGTCTTCCCTGAATCCTTCTTCGGATCGGGGTAAGGGTATGAGGGAAGTTGATAATGTGAAGTTTCCTTCGGTCAAAGGGGCGATGATTGCCGCCCCTCGGACCAGAAAGGTTGGGAGGAAATGGCAAAGCAGGGAAGAAAGGAGAATTAAGTCCATAGACAAGGATTATGATGCTGTGTTGGTGCCATCAGATGGGGTTTGTTTGTCGGGGTCGGAATCCGATGACTCGGACTGGTCGATTGGGTGGCTGGAACCACATGCCCCTGATTTCCAGAGTGATGATGAGGGAGATGATAGTTTTGCTGTTTTGGTTCCTTGTTATAGGCATGACTGTAAGGAGTTGGAGGAGGGGCCGAGTAGTCATTTCTTGAGTGCTATGAAGAATCTGTCAAACGAGTATGGTG gaaaatcAAGTTTGTTCCGTTTCGACTGTGTTATAGGACAAAGATTTGCCAACCTTGTTGAGTTCTGTATGTTGTGGTTGCATTTGCAGATGGCAAGTATGTGGAGCAGTGGCTAA
- the LOC131298277 gene encoding uncharacterized protein LOC131298277 isoform X3, with protein MAVSLTRFSWWLWSGKGKEPLSNGSSLNPSSDRGKGMREVDNVKFPSVKGAMIAAPRTRKVGRKWQSREERRIKSIDKDYDAVLVPSDGVCLSGSESDDSDWSIGWLEPHAPDFQSDDEGDDSFAVLVPCYRHDCKELEEGPSSHFLSAMKNLSNEYGDGKYVEQWLTSLQYS; from the exons ATGGCTGTTTCTTTGACTCGATTTTCGTGGTGGTTGTGGAGCGGGAAAGGCAAGGAGCCTCTTTCTAATGGGTCTTCCCTGAATCCTTCTTCGGATCGGGGTAAGGGTATGAGGGAAGTTGATAATGTGAAGTTTCCTTCGGTCAAAGGGGCGATGATTGCCGCCCCTCGGACCAGAAAGGTTGGGAGGAAATGGCAAAGCAGGGAAGAAAGGAGAATTAAGTCCATAGACAAGGATTATGATGCTGTGTTGGTGCCATCAGATGGGGTTTGTTTGTCGGGGTCGGAATCCGATGACTCGGACTGGTCGATTGGGTGGCTGGAACCACATGCCCCTGATTTCCAGAGTGATGATGAGGGAGATGATAGTTTTGCTGTTTTGGTTCCTTGTTATAGGCATGACTGTAAGGAGTTGGAGGAGGGGCCGAGTAGTCATTTCTTGAGTGCTATGAAGAATCTGTCAAACGAGTATGGTG ATGGCAAGTATGTGGAGCAGTGGCTAACTTCTCTCCAATATAGCTGA
- the LOC131298277 gene encoding uncharacterized protein LOC131298277 isoform X2, whose product MAVSLTRFSWWLWSGKGKEPLSNGSSLNPSSDRGKGMREVDNVKFPSVKGAMIAAPRTRKVGRKWQSREERRIKSIDKDYDAVLVPSDGVCLSGSESDDSDWSIGWLEPHAPDFQSDDEGDDSFAVLVPCYRHDCKELEEGPSSHFLSAMKNLSNEYGGQRFANLVEFCMLWLHLQMASMWSSG is encoded by the exons ATGGCTGTTTCTTTGACTCGATTTTCGTGGTGGTTGTGGAGCGGGAAAGGCAAGGAGCCTCTTTCTAATGGGTCTTCCCTGAATCCTTCTTCGGATCGGGGTAAGGGTATGAGGGAAGTTGATAATGTGAAGTTTCCTTCGGTCAAAGGGGCGATGATTGCCGCCCCTCGGACCAGAAAGGTTGGGAGGAAATGGCAAAGCAGGGAAGAAAGGAGAATTAAGTCCATAGACAAGGATTATGATGCTGTGTTGGTGCCATCAGATGGGGTTTGTTTGTCGGGGTCGGAATCCGATGACTCGGACTGGTCGATTGGGTGGCTGGAACCACATGCCCCTGATTTCCAGAGTGATGATGAGGGAGATGATAGTTTTGCTGTTTTGGTTCCTTGTTATAGGCATGACTGTAAGGAGTTGGAGGAGGGGCCGAGTAGTCATTTCTTGAGTGCTATGAAGAATCTGTCAAACGAGTATGGTG GACAAAGATTTGCCAACCTTGTTGAGTTCTGTATGTTGTGGTTGCATTTGCAGATGGCAAGTATGTGGAGCAGTGGCTAA